One window of the Rhizobium sp. ARZ01 genome contains the following:
- a CDS encoding exopolysaccharide production repressor protein, with the protein MYGPRVFMSMIVALLVFGLATYGLTGSLSGSLIQTLICAVLLQVGYFAGMLFLVWKEARDRKRKVDNAASPSMGADEKPASSLPVTRLNGPGGSNF; encoded by the coding sequence ATGTATGGTCCGCGCGTTTTCATGAGTATGATCGTCGCATTGCTGGTCTTTGGGCTCGCAACGTACGGGCTGACAGGCTCTCTTTCCGGTTCTCTCATTCAGACGCTGATCTGCGCGGTTCTGTTACAGGTTGGGTATTTCGCTGGCATGCTCTTTCTCGTCTGGAAGGAAGCGCGCGATCGCAAACGCAAGGTCGATAATGCAGCCTCCCCCTCAATGGGTGCGGACGAAAAACCGGCCTCCAGCCTGCCGGTCACCAGGCTGAACGGTCCCGGGGGCTCCAACTTCTAA
- a CDS encoding sugar transferase, translated as MKSATRSASSTFLNTGTTSAPPLGGFAKRSFDILAAAVALVFLSPIFLLIATLVKASDGGTVFYGHRRIGHNGRSFRCLKFRTMRVDGDRVLQKHLKSNPEAYEEWRATRKLKDDPRVTVVGTVLRKLSLDELPQLYNILRGEMSIVGPRPVVEDELELYEAAAAYYLRTRPGLTGLWQVSGRNDVSYAARIAFDTQYVRTWSLANDVIIVARTIPAVCLSRGSY; from the coding sequence ATGAAGTCCGCGACACGATCGGCCAGTTCGACGTTCCTCAATACCGGCACGACCAGTGCCCCGCCTCTTGGCGGATTTGCCAAGCGCAGCTTTGACATACTGGCCGCCGCGGTAGCGCTCGTCTTTCTGAGCCCGATCTTCCTGCTTATCGCCACGCTCGTCAAAGCGTCTGATGGCGGCACTGTGTTCTACGGACACCGCCGCATAGGCCACAACGGGCGCAGCTTCCGCTGCCTGAAATTCCGAACCATGCGAGTAGACGGCGACCGTGTCCTCCAGAAACACCTGAAGTCAAACCCCGAAGCCTACGAGGAGTGGCGCGCAACGCGCAAGCTCAAGGACGATCCGAGGGTGACTGTCGTCGGCACCGTACTGCGCAAACTCAGCCTTGATGAGTTGCCGCAACTCTACAACATTCTCCGCGGAGAGATGAGTATCGTCGGGCCGCGCCCCGTCGTAGAGGACGAGCTCGAGCTTTACGAGGCGGCCGCCGCCTACTACCTGCGAACCCGCCCGGGCCTGACCGGTCTATGGCAGGTCAGCGGACGCAACGACGTTTCCTATGCCGCCCGCATTGCATTCGACACCCAGTATGTGAGGACCTGGTCGCTCGCCAACGACGTCATCATCGTTGCCAGGACGATCCCTGCGGTCTGCCTCTCCCGCGGCAGCTACTGA
- a CDS encoding polysaccharide biosynthesis/export family protein, whose protein sequence is MALGLALGLLQGGPARADDYRLDVLDKLRVRVVEWQTAEGAVRDWSALSGDYAVGASGQISLPLVGELPVAGKTTAEVAAEIGERMQKLFALRDLPSASVELAQYRPIYVAGEVQSPGEYPFAPSMTVLKAISLGGGLRRGEAGQRFARDFIRADGDSSVLVAERNRLLVRRARLQAEIANREKINPPAELKDAPDLALLVESETALMESRDRKQKVQLAALADLKTLLQNEIDALAKKSETQARQLSLVEDDLKKVDSLAEKGLTISSRKLSLEQRVADVQASLLDIDTASLKAKQDASKASQDETNLKNDWDAALAQELQNTERELEAVTLKLATSQKLVSEALLQSAEAAAMKEDGSGADIAYVIMREKDGRATEVPATETTAVLPGDVIKVQLNMAMR, encoded by the coding sequence ATGGCCCTCGGCCTTGCTTTGGGATTGTTGCAGGGTGGTCCAGCGCGGGCCGATGATTACCGGCTCGACGTTCTCGACAAGCTGCGCGTCCGCGTTGTCGAGTGGCAGACCGCCGAGGGCGCAGTACGCGATTGGTCTGCGCTCAGTGGCGACTATGCCGTCGGTGCGTCCGGGCAGATATCCCTCCCGCTCGTCGGGGAGCTTCCGGTCGCCGGCAAGACCACGGCGGAAGTGGCGGCGGAAATCGGCGAACGAATGCAGAAGCTCTTCGCGTTGCGCGATCTGCCGTCGGCTTCGGTCGAGTTGGCGCAGTACCGGCCGATCTATGTCGCCGGTGAGGTGCAGTCACCGGGCGAATATCCTTTTGCTCCCAGCATGACGGTACTCAAGGCCATCAGCCTCGGTGGCGGCCTGCGTCGGGGCGAGGCGGGGCAGCGCTTTGCCCGTGACTTCATTCGGGCAGACGGGGATTCGTCGGTGCTAGTGGCGGAGCGCAACCGGCTCCTGGTTCGCCGCGCAAGGCTGCAGGCCGAAATCGCTAACCGTGAGAAGATCAATCCCCCCGCCGAACTGAAGGATGCGCCAGACCTGGCTCTCCTCGTGGAGAGCGAAACGGCGCTGATGGAATCCCGCGACCGCAAGCAGAAGGTGCAACTTGCGGCGCTGGCAGATCTGAAGACGCTCCTGCAGAACGAGATTGATGCCCTCGCCAAGAAGTCGGAGACGCAGGCACGCCAGCTCTCCCTCGTCGAGGACGATCTCAAGAAGGTCGACAGTCTCGCGGAAAAGGGGCTGACGATCAGTTCGCGGAAGCTATCGCTCGAGCAGAGGGTTGCCGACGTGCAGGCATCGCTGCTCGACATCGACACGGCTTCGCTGAAAGCCAAGCAGGACGCCAGCAAGGCAAGCCAGGACGAGACCAATCTGAAGAACGATTGGGATGCCGCGCTCGCGCAGGAGCTGCAGAACACCGAGCGCGAACTGGAGGCGGTGACCCTGAAGCTTGCAACCAGCCAGAAGCTGGTTTCGGAAGCCCTGCTGCAGTCGGCGGAAGCGGCCGCGATGAAGGAAGACGGCTCCGGCGCGGACATCGCCTATGTGATCATGCGGGAGAAGGACGGCCGCGCGACCGAAGTCCCGGCTACCGAGACGACCGCGGTGCTTCCTGGCGACGTGATCAAGGTCCAGCTGAACATGGCCATGCGATGA
- a CDS encoding O-antigen ligase, with protein sequence MRISKASLVTPGENQAYGIVAVGLSLFVFAYSSLFGQVSILAYYGLWLPLVLVDYRAVLGNYTRYLWIFAFAIFAFLSMFWSAAPSQSLRTGIQYLSHVVCALIAMRTIDITTLARGVLVGIGAVLLYSFAFGVYHADPLDGTVSFVGAFASKNQLGFYASLGVYFAVATIAILGERRLWISVGAAVGLLSAYALVLSQSATSVLTTVAIVGCCLGLSVLRWLTPKSRKSLFVGGAIVLAVGAAAFISAGGYGLVLGAFGKDATLTGRTYLWQQGIEAAAANPWFGVGYQAYWVQGFSEAERLWEEFYIGTRSGFHFHNTFIESVVETGVIGLLLLCMVLVVSIAGHLGRFLSTDRHPEAALLLGVTLLLAMRAFVEIDIMTPYHVGSFLLYVAAGKLTIRQPREMAGLAPWPVVPRLPVASLISGTGQ encoded by the coding sequence GTGAGGATCTCCAAAGCCAGCCTGGTGACGCCGGGAGAAAACCAGGCCTACGGCATCGTTGCGGTCGGACTGTCCCTGTTCGTATTCGCCTACTCGTCGCTGTTCGGCCAGGTATCCATCCTCGCCTATTACGGGCTGTGGCTACCGCTGGTATTGGTCGACTACCGCGCCGTGCTCGGCAATTACACGCGCTACCTGTGGATTTTCGCGTTCGCGATCTTCGCTTTCCTCTCGATGTTCTGGTCGGCAGCGCCCTCGCAGTCGCTGCGCACCGGCATCCAGTACCTGTCGCACGTCGTCTGCGCGCTGATCGCCATGCGTACCATCGACATTACGACGCTTGCGCGCGGTGTGTTGGTCGGAATTGGTGCCGTGCTTCTCTATTCCTTCGCCTTTGGCGTGTACCATGCCGACCCGCTCGATGGCACGGTGAGCTTCGTCGGCGCCTTCGCCTCGAAGAATCAGCTCGGCTTCTATGCCTCGCTCGGCGTCTATTTTGCGGTTGCGACGATCGCGATCCTCGGTGAGCGTCGTCTGTGGATTTCGGTGGGTGCAGCCGTCGGCCTGCTTTCGGCCTATGCTCTGGTCCTATCGCAATCGGCGACCTCCGTTCTGACGACGGTCGCGATCGTCGGCTGTTGTCTCGGCCTGAGCGTTTTGAGGTGGCTTACGCCGAAGAGCCGCAAATCGCTGTTTGTCGGTGGAGCCATCGTGCTCGCGGTCGGTGCTGCGGCCTTCATCTCGGCCGGTGGCTATGGTCTCGTGCTGGGGGCATTCGGCAAGGACGCGACACTGACCGGTAGAACCTATCTCTGGCAACAGGGCATCGAAGCGGCCGCGGCGAACCCATGGTTCGGTGTCGGCTACCAGGCCTATTGGGTTCAGGGTTTCTCGGAAGCGGAACGGTTGTGGGAGGAGTTCTACATCGGCACCCGATCCGGCTTCCACTTCCACAACACCTTCATCGAGTCCGTGGTCGAGACCGGTGTCATCGGCCTGCTGCTCTTGTGTATGGTGCTGGTCGTCTCGATCGCCGGACATCTCGGTCGCTTTCTATCGACCGACCGTCATCCGGAGGCGGCGCTGCTTCTGGGCGTGACGTTGCTGTTGGCGATGCGCGCCTTCGTCGAAATCGACATCATGACGCCGTACCATGTCGGTTCGTTCCTTCTCTATGTTGCTGCCGGCAAGCTGACCATTCGCCAGCCCCGCGAAATGGCGGGGCTCGCACCGTGGCCGGTCGTTCCGCGACTACCCGTCGCGTCTCTGATCAGCGGCACCGGCCAATGA
- a CDS encoding acyltransferase, whose product MRTLYGIQYLRAVAAIAVVLFHAAEKTGGTFAIGAAGVDVFFVISGFIMWVISEGKNVSPGRFLADRVARIVPVYWIATAVMIFGALAGLFPNLTLSAAHVLASLFFIPAPSPSSGEIWPVLVQGWTLNFEMFFYVAFALALFLPRSRQLPVLGGVFAILAVAGTWLETDDPLLSFYTQPIILEFVAGMLLGQMWLKGRMPRPGTGIALVVLAVVGFAAIELFRLPFDERSCGPLAVALVLGVLALEAHGFFRQLAVPAFLGDASYSIYLWHTFAISVVAKVALRLALDPLIATLLACFAGVAVGLAAYLMIERPVLAARRSVVANRRLASNGQTG is encoded by the coding sequence ATGAGGACACTGTACGGCATCCAGTATCTGCGGGCGGTTGCGGCAATCGCTGTCGTGCTGTTCCACGCAGCGGAGAAAACCGGGGGCACGTTTGCGATCGGAGCGGCAGGGGTCGACGTGTTCTTCGTCATCAGCGGCTTCATCATGTGGGTGATCAGCGAGGGCAAAAATGTCAGCCCCGGCCGCTTCCTCGCCGATCGCGTGGCCCGCATCGTTCCGGTCTACTGGATTGCGACAGCTGTCATGATCTTCGGCGCGCTTGCCGGACTGTTTCCGAACCTCACGTTGTCCGCCGCCCACGTACTGGCGTCGCTGTTCTTCATCCCCGCTCCTTCGCCGAGTAGCGGGGAGATCTGGCCCGTCCTGGTCCAGGGCTGGACGCTGAATTTCGAGATGTTCTTTTACGTGGCCTTCGCGCTGGCACTCTTTCTGCCCAGAAGCCGGCAATTGCCGGTGTTGGGGGGAGTGTTTGCAATCCTGGCGGTCGCCGGGACCTGGCTGGAGACGGACGATCCGCTGCTTTCGTTCTATACGCAGCCGATCATTCTTGAATTTGTTGCGGGCATGCTTCTTGGACAGATGTGGTTGAAGGGGCGCATGCCGCGACCCGGCACCGGTATCGCGTTGGTCGTGTTAGCCGTTGTGGGTTTCGCCGCCATCGAGCTTTTCCGGCTGCCGTTCGACGAGCGGAGCTGTGGCCCGCTTGCCGTCGCTCTCGTCCTCGGTGTCCTGGCCTTGGAAGCGCACGGCTTCTTTCGGCAACTAGCCGTTCCGGCGTTTCTCGGAGATGCGTCCTATTCCATCTACTTGTGGCACACCTTTGCGATTTCAGTCGTCGCAAAAGTGGCGCTCCGTTTGGCTCTCGACCCGCTAATTGCAACGCTTCTGGCCTGTTTTGCGGGTGTGGCGGTAGGGCTGGCAGCGTACCTCATGATCGAGCGACCGGTGCTCGCAGCACGGCGATCCGTGGTAGCAAACCGGAGACTAGCGAGCAATGGCCAAACCGGTTGA
- a CDS encoding cytochrome P450, with the protein MTGNENDISGLSSSPAADWDPRSGTVLSDQLRAYDHMRETCPVAHSDYLGWSLFKHEDVFNALMNHETFSNAVSRHPSVPNGMDPPQHTAYRRMIETYFTDARVDAFEPECRSIARELVASLPKAASTEFITEFAEPYAVRIQCAFLGWPASLHDPLRQWIRKNQKATLARDVEAMAAIALEFDGYIRRQLEERENLGPHAPDDITTSLIRQTINGRPLGHDEIVSMLRNWTVGELGTIAACTGIIAHFLAERPEVQKELRVNKALLPMAIDEILRLDAPLISNRRMATKAVEIGGRKIAAGDRITLMWASANRDEAAFDAATEFRLNRDPSQNLLYGAGIHVCPGAALARMELRVILEELLEGIENIARKPGEEPVRAIYPAGGFSSLTLRME; encoded by the coding sequence ATGACCGGCAACGAAAACGACATCAGCGGCCTGTCGAGCAGCCCCGCGGCCGATTGGGATCCCCGCAGCGGAACGGTGCTCAGTGACCAATTGCGCGCCTACGACCATATGCGCGAAACCTGTCCCGTCGCCCACAGCGACTATCTCGGCTGGTCGCTGTTCAAGCACGAAGACGTGTTCAATGCGTTGATGAATCACGAGACATTCAGCAATGCCGTGTCGAGGCATCCTTCCGTACCCAACGGTATGGATCCGCCGCAACACACTGCGTACCGTCGGATGATTGAGACCTATTTCACGGACGCCCGTGTCGACGCCTTTGAGCCGGAATGTCGCTCGATCGCGCGCGAACTGGTCGCCAGCCTTCCGAAAGCCGCATCGACAGAGTTCATCACGGAATTTGCCGAGCCCTATGCCGTCCGCATCCAGTGCGCCTTCCTGGGCTGGCCCGCATCGCTGCACGATCCGCTCCGCCAGTGGATTCGCAAGAACCAGAAGGCGACGCTTGCCCGCGACGTCGAGGCGATGGCGGCCATTGCGCTCGAGTTCGACGGCTATATCCGGCGCCAGCTGGAGGAGCGGGAGAACCTCGGTCCGCACGCTCCGGACGACATCACCACCAGCTTGATCCGGCAAACCATCAACGGTCGGCCGCTCGGCCACGATGAAATCGTCAGCATGTTACGCAACTGGACTGTCGGCGAGCTCGGGACAATCGCAGCCTGCACAGGCATCATCGCCCACTTCCTGGCGGAACGTCCCGAAGTCCAGAAGGAACTTCGCGTCAACAAGGCGCTCTTGCCGATGGCCATCGACGAGATCCTGCGCCTGGACGCGCCGCTGATTTCCAACCGTCGCATGGCCACCAAGGCGGTGGAAATCGGCGGACGAAAGATCGCCGCGGGTGATCGAATCACGCTGATGTGGGCTTCGGCCAACCGCGACGAGGCCGCCTTCGACGCTGCCACGGAATTCCGCCTCAATCGCGATCCGTCGCAGAACCTGCTTTATGGCGCTGGCATCCATGTCTGCCCCGGTGCAGCGCTGGCCAGAATGGAACTGCGTGTCATCCTGGAAGAACTGCTCGAGGGCATCGAGAACATCGCCAGAAAGCCTGGAGAAGAACCAGTCCGGGCCATCTACCCCGCAGGCGGTTTCTCCTCGCTCACATTGCGGATGGAGTGA
- a CDS encoding MOSC domain-containing protein: protein MVHFLIAEVRIGKKKPFGPDGALSAMDKQPVRGPVQATVGGLIGDEQADTRHHGGVDKAVHAYSAFHYAAWAASLPEAASRFRPGGFGENLVVDGATEADLCLGDRWRAGEVLLEVSQGRQPCWKLNVRFGVPDMARRVQASGWTGWYFRVVEPGQIAAGTKSLLEARPHPDWPLTRVTDLLYRNKLDREALTAFASLPCLPEGWRRLAERRLESGRVEDWGARLGASG, encoded by the coding sequence ATGGTCCATTTTTTGATTGCCGAGGTGAGGATCGGAAAGAAGAAACCCTTCGGGCCTGACGGAGCGCTTTCCGCCATGGACAAGCAGCCGGTGCGGGGCCCGGTCCAGGCGACTGTGGGCGGACTGATCGGTGACGAGCAGGCCGACACCCGTCATCACGGTGGTGTCGACAAGGCCGTTCATGCCTATAGCGCCTTTCACTACGCAGCCTGGGCGGCGAGCCTGCCCGAGGCGGCAAGCCGTTTCCGGCCAGGCGGCTTCGGCGAGAATTTGGTGGTCGATGGCGCGACTGAAGCCGATCTGTGTCTGGGGGACCGTTGGCGGGCAGGGGAGGTCCTGCTGGAGGTGTCGCAAGGACGCCAACCATGCTGGAAGCTGAATGTCCGTTTCGGTGTTCCCGACATGGCGCGGCGCGTGCAGGCATCGGGATGGACCGGCTGGTATTTCCGAGTTGTGGAACCCGGCCAGATCGCAGCGGGAACCAAGTCTCTTCTTGAGGCCCGTCCGCATCCCGATTGGCCGCTCACGAGGGTGACGGATCTGCTCTACCGCAACAAGCTGGACCGGGAGGCGCTTACGGCCTTTGCGTCGCTGCCGTGTCTGCCGGAAGGTTGGCGCCGGCTCGCCGAGCGCCGGCTCGAAAGCGGCCGGGTGGAAGACTGGGGCGCCCGTCTAGGAGCGTCGGGATGA
- a CDS encoding aspartate aminotransferase family protein, with amino-acid sequence MATVVNLNNRHDDVATEQAVASTPKPALLSVEEAKALDVSRMTDLFIRHLNPGQLHFMKLLGFHKVKIERAEGMYYYDQNDRKILDFFGGFGSLALGHNHPRILNARRKFQDEHRQEIAIAFMSQYASALAYNLAACSPGELDMVFLGSSGSEAMEAAIKIAERAAGPKRPKIVYAENSFHGKTKGVLSITDGSLYRGEFKLVDNTVRVPFGDIEAVETAFRTDPEIGVIVLETVQGGGGIIQADASFWQRLRELCDKYGILWVADEVQCGVGRTGKFYAFEHYGVVPDVTALAKSLGGGKAAMGAMIAKRAVYMKAYGTPKTAMIHAMATFGGIGEACITSIEALNVLYDEQLIDNAAEVGEYLLERLRELQARYPSLLKDVRGKGMMVGLEFHDFSQTMPMVLRPVIAMLDDKLKGSLPGFIGSHLLRDHGVLVAFTEYNRNVIRLEPPLICERSHVDDFIKALDEVMSRGIIRIVKDFIAAQVK; translated from the coding sequence ATGGCCACTGTAGTCAACCTGAATAACCGCCATGACGACGTTGCCACAGAGCAGGCCGTCGCATCGACGCCCAAGCCGGCACTTCTCTCTGTCGAGGAAGCAAAGGCACTCGACGTCTCGCGCATGACGGATCTTTTTATCCGCCACCTCAACCCCGGCCAGCTCCACTTCATGAAGCTCCTGGGCTTCCACAAAGTGAAGATCGAGCGGGCGGAGGGCATGTATTATTACGACCAGAACGATCGGAAGATCCTCGATTTCTTCGGCGGGTTTGGTTCGTTGGCGCTGGGTCACAACCATCCGCGCATCCTCAATGCACGACGCAAGTTCCAGGATGAGCATCGCCAGGAAATCGCGATCGCCTTCATGTCGCAATATGCCAGTGCACTGGCTTACAATCTTGCAGCCTGCTCGCCGGGCGAGCTCGACATGGTCTTCCTCGGCTCTTCCGGCTCCGAAGCCATGGAAGCGGCGATCAAGATTGCCGAACGGGCTGCCGGTCCGAAGCGCCCGAAGATCGTCTATGCCGAGAACTCTTTCCATGGAAAGACCAAGGGTGTCCTGTCAATCACCGACGGCTCGCTCTATCGCGGCGAGTTCAAGCTGGTCGACAACACCGTGCGGGTACCGTTCGGCGATATCGAGGCGGTCGAGACCGCTTTTCGTACTGACCCCGAAATCGGCGTGATCGTGCTCGAAACAGTGCAGGGTGGCGGTGGCATCATCCAGGCCGATGCGAGCTTCTGGCAGCGCCTACGCGAATTATGCGACAAGTATGGCATTCTGTGGGTCGCCGATGAAGTCCAGTGCGGCGTCGGCCGTACCGGCAAATTCTATGCCTTCGAGCACTATGGGGTCGTGCCGGATGTGACGGCGCTCGCCAAGTCGCTCGGCGGCGGCAAGGCGGCCATGGGCGCCATGATTGCCAAGCGCGCCGTCTACATGAAGGCCTACGGCACGCCGAAAACCGCGATGATCCATGCCATGGCGACTTTCGGCGGCATCGGTGAAGCCTGCATCACCTCGATCGAAGCGCTCAACGTCCTTTATGACGAGCAGCTGATCGACAATGCTGCGGAAGTGGGCGAGTACCTCCTGGAGCGTCTGCGAGAGTTGCAGGCTCGTTACCCGTCCCTGCTGAAGGACGTTCGCGGCAAGGGCATGATGGTCGGGCTGGAGTTCCACGACTTCTCGCAGACCATGCCAATGGTGCTGCGCCCCGTCATCGCCATGCTGGATGACAAGCTGAAGGGATCGCTTCCCGGCTTTATCGGCAGCCATCTGCTGCGCGACCACGGGGTGCTCGTGGCCTTCACCGAATACAACCGCAACGTCATTCGCCTCGAGCCGCCGCTGATCTGCGAACGCAGCCACGTGGACGACTTCATCAAAGCCCTCGACGAAGTCATGTCCCGCGGCATCATCCGGATCGTGAAAGACTTCATCGCCGCCCAGGTGAAGTGA
- a CDS encoding NAD(P)-dependent oxidoreductase: MRHIIFGGDGFVGRYLAPRLLADGHEVIVADIVKSEMAHYRDARFEHTDVTDPQAIRKLGIRADDMVYNLSAKMLSPIQVRAKRHDFFFPVNYYGTENIIRAMDEAGATSLVHFTTDMVYGHTYTWPQTEDHPCAPLGEYGLSKLKTEELAADWRQRGMNITLFRPRLIIGPGRLGILSKLFKLIDNNLPVPMIGSGKNPYQFISVFDCASAAHAAFKAGVPNEVYNLGSLNPPPVRKLLGDLVKHAGSKSILLPTPAWAVKRTLDLLDLVNMPLMDPEQYLIADEMCVLDVSKGERELGWVPQYRDEDMLIAAYSEYRKDLAGGAESKVTQPKAA; the protein is encoded by the coding sequence ATGAGACATATTATCTTTGGTGGAGACGGTTTCGTCGGGCGCTATCTGGCGCCGAGGTTGCTGGCGGACGGCCACGAGGTGATCGTCGCCGACATCGTGAAGAGCGAAATGGCGCACTACCGCGACGCCCGATTCGAGCATACCGATGTCACCGATCCCCAGGCGATCCGCAAGCTGGGCATCCGCGCCGATGACATGGTCTACAATCTGTCGGCCAAGATGCTCTCGCCCATTCAGGTCAGGGCCAAGCGCCACGATTTCTTTTTTCCGGTCAACTACTACGGCACCGAGAACATTATCAGGGCGATGGATGAAGCAGGCGCGACGTCGCTGGTCCATTTCACCACAGACATGGTCTATGGACACACCTACACCTGGCCGCAGACGGAGGACCATCCTTGCGCACCTCTCGGGGAATACGGGCTCTCCAAGCTGAAGACAGAGGAACTGGCAGCCGATTGGCGTCAGCGCGGCATGAACATCACGCTGTTCCGTCCGCGCCTGATCATCGGGCCGGGACGTCTGGGCATCCTTTCAAAACTCTTCAAGCTGATCGACAACAATCTGCCAGTCCCGATGATCGGCTCCGGCAAGAACCCATACCAGTTCATCTCGGTGTTCGATTGCGCATCCGCGGCGCACGCGGCCTTCAAGGCCGGCGTCCCGAACGAGGTCTACAACCTCGGCTCGCTCAATCCCCCGCCCGTCCGCAAGCTCCTGGGCGACCTGGTGAAGCATGCCGGATCGAAATCGATCCTGCTGCCTACGCCGGCCTGGGCCGTCAAGCGGACGCTCGATCTGCTTGATCTGGTCAACATGCCGCTGATGGATCCCGAACAGTACCTGATCGCCGACGAGATGTGCGTTCTGGACGTGTCCAAGGGCGAGCGTGAGCTGGGTTGGGTTCCACAGTACCGTGACGAAGACATGTTGATTGCCGCCTATTCCGAATACCGCAAGGACCTCGCCGGCGGTGCGGAAAGCAAAGTCACCCAGCCCAAGGCAGCCTGA
- a CDS encoding EamA family transporter: MKYIPFILFTVMTNAAAQLLLKYGMITLGPINFSSGSPIAKIFQIVFNPWVFAGLFTFVISMASHLYVLSKVDLSFAYPFLSLAYVAVAFCAWLLFKEELGALKIAGIAFICIGTVLIAQSGGTSTEAETTVASRDHIKT, from the coding sequence ATGAAGTATATTCCCTTTATCCTTTTTACCGTGATGACGAACGCCGCCGCGCAACTGCTGCTGAAATACGGAATGATCACGCTCGGCCCGATCAACTTCTCGTCGGGTTCACCGATTGCGAAGATCTTCCAGATCGTCTTCAACCCCTGGGTTTTTGCAGGTCTGTTCACCTTCGTCATTTCAATGGCCTCGCACCTTTATGTGTTGTCCAAGGTCGATCTTTCCTTCGCGTACCCATTCCTCAGCCTTGCTTATGTGGCTGTCGCTTTCTGCGCCTGGCTGCTCTTCAAGGAGGAACTGGGTGCGCTGAAGATCGCCGGTATCGCCTTCATTTGCATCGGCACGGTGCTGATAGCCCAGAGCGGCGGGACGTCGACCGAAGCAGAAACGACTGTGGCCTCCCGCGATCACATCAAGACCTGA
- a CDS encoding FAD-binding oxidoreductase gives MCASFDNFGRVVRRERQAMPAELAMRDLLRGSATLPSLLAFGNGRSYGDSCHNDAGSLVQMRPRKAICLFDPETGVIDAEAGTSLEEIVTHAAPFGYFLPVTPGTRFVTLGGAIANDVHGKNHHLRGTFGCHVESFELLRSDGVRYHCTPEENRELFAATIGGLGLTGLILSARLKLMRVGSLDIQERITRFANLDGYFDLAEAADAENEYAVAWVDQLASGSAAGRGVLITGNHADNGNFRSGTKRARLGVPFDLPFSALNRLSLTLFNSAYFRAKSRHRGTHLTDYGAFFYPLDGVKDWNKLYGPAGLYQHQSVIPFEAARSVIPDMLTASRTAGHASFLTVLKRFGAVRSPGLLSFPRPGYTLTMDFPNRGPRTLALLETLDRMTVEAGGRMNPYKDQRMSAAAFRAGFSEWPQLEGLRDQNFCSDFWRRTALSDERAREMT, from the coding sequence ATGTGCGCGTCATTTGACAATTTCGGGCGAGTGGTTCGTCGCGAGAGGCAGGCAATGCCTGCCGAGCTGGCGATGCGCGACTTGCTCCGAGGTTCTGCGACTTTACCCAGCCTGCTGGCTTTTGGTAACGGCCGGTCCTATGGCGACAGCTGTCACAACGACGCAGGATCGCTCGTTCAGATGCGCCCCAGGAAGGCCATTTGCCTTTTCGATCCGGAGACGGGTGTTATCGATGCGGAAGCCGGCACCAGCCTCGAGGAGATCGTTACGCACGCCGCGCCATTCGGTTATTTCCTGCCTGTAACGCCCGGCACGCGTTTTGTGACCTTGGGTGGTGCGATCGCCAATGACGTCCATGGCAAGAACCACCACCTGCGTGGAACATTCGGTTGCCATGTCGAGAGCTTCGAACTCCTGCGCTCCGATGGCGTCCGCTACCACTGCACGCCAGAAGAGAACCGCGAACTGTTCGCCGCGACGATTGGTGGGCTGGGGCTCACGGGCCTGATCTTGAGTGCACGACTGAAGCTGATGCGCGTCGGATCGCTCGACATTCAAGAGCGGATAACACGCTTCGCCAACCTCGATGGCTATTTCGACCTGGCTGAGGCTGCCGACGCCGAAAACGAATATGCAGTCGCCTGGGTCGATCAACTCGCCTCCGGCAGTGCGGCCGGGCGGGGCGTGCTGATTACCGGCAACCATGCCGACAACGGCAATTTCCGGAGCGGCACCAAACGCGCGCGGCTGGGCGTTCCGTTTGATCTGCCTTTTTCCGCATTGAACCGGTTGAGCCTCACCTTGTTCAACAGCGCCTATTTCCGTGCCAAGAGCCGACATAGGGGCACGCATCTGACCGACTACGGCGCCTTCTTTTACCCGCTGGATGGCGTCAAAGATTGGAACAAGCTCTATGGACCGGCCGGACTCTACCAGCATCAGAGCGTCATCCCATTCGAGGCGGCCCGTTCGGTCATTCCGGACATGCTCACGGCAAGCCGCACGGCCGGTCATGCATCCTTCCTGACCGTGCTGAAGCGGTTTGGCGCTGTGCGTTCACCCGGCCTGCTTTCCTTCCCGCGGCCCGGTTACACGCTGACGATGGATTTTCCCAATCGCGGTCCCCGTACCCTGGCACTCCTTGAGACGTTGGACCGCATGACCGTGGAAGCTGGCGGCCGGATGAACCCTTACAAGGACCAGCGGATGAGCGCCGCAGCCTTCCGGGCCGGTTTTTCGGAATGGCCCCAGTTGGAAGGGCTCCGGGATCAGAACTTCTGCTCGGATTTCTGGCGACGTACTGCCCTTTCCGATGAGCGCGCCCGTGAAATGACGTGA